The nucleotide sequence CcctagtaaatatttattaacacaCAAGATGATTTGCCATATGTTCATAAATTCCAGTCTAACAACATCATCTGAACTTGATGAATCTTCAGGGTATTCTAATCCTATCCTCTTCTGCAGAAAGGATGGTAGGAAGCCTTTCTAGAGGGCAATGAGGCACCATTTGCATTAAGAACTTAaaactgtaggggcacctgggtggctcagtcagttaagtgtccgactctattttggctcaggtcatgatctcagggttgtgacatcggactctgcactgggcataggttctctctctctcagcccctgcccgccccccaaaAGGTAATCTAAGATGGTAATCCCACTTCTAGTAATTTActctaaagaaataaacaaaaatgccaTGATAGATGCATAAAGATGTTCACTGTAATACATATTTGTGAAAAAAGGGCACATAAAATGTTGACTATGGAAATGGTATTACCTCTATAAGGTATCATACAACTCTTCataaatacatttcaaatatttaatggTACCAAGAAATGTTTAAGATATTAAGtaaaatgggtgcctgggtggctcagtgggttaaagcctctgccttcggctcaggtcatgatcccaggatcctgcatcggctctctgctcagcagggagcctgcttcctcctctctctctgcctgcctctctgcctatttgtgatctctgtcaaataaataaataaaatctttaaagaaagaaaattaaaaaatatatattaagtaaaatGGAGGATTGAAATTATATACAGTATTGCCCCCATTTagaaaattataatacatttatacatacagaaaaggactagaaaaaattgtatttatacaTTCAGAAAAGGACTAGAAACAATTGATGTACATGGAGgaattaaaattgatttttcttttttctgtttttatatgacttgcaaaatttcatgttttatatattgAATAATCTCTTTAGAGAGCCAGAGGCTAAGAGAACCAATATTTGAAATATCCATCATGGGGTAGCCACCGAGCTAAGAATTTTACCAATTATCTAACTTCCAGAGCAACCAGGAAAAGTAGGTCTCACAGactattttacaggtgaagaatgGAGAAGCCACTAACTAGGCGTGAGAGCTCTTTGCCCAGCGTGCCCTGGACTCAAGCCCAGGACAAGCCCATGTTTCCTGCTGCTCCACAAGCCTCACCTGCTGCGGCTCTGAGTGGGCCCATGGAAGGCTTACAGTGAAGGTCACTGACAAAACAGAACTGTGCACAACTTGCCCAAGAGCAAGGCCTCACTTTCTAAATTCTTCCTATCTTCTTCTGAAAGTAGAAACCACCTTCTTTGTTGCAAGTCTCCATTCTGAAGCCATTTTTACCCCTGTATCCAGCTCCACTCGCCTGTGCCCTCTCTCAGAGCCTGTGGTATCTGCTGTCCTGCTGATTGGTTTGGCATGTTGTCAGGCTGTGAGCAGAAGGACAAGGCAGAGCTGtgcacccccaccccttccaccAGCTGGCTCCTTGGTCTCTGCCCTGGATACTAAAACAAACAGACTGTGTGCTCTGGTTCCCTACTCAAcccaagggggtggggggtggggagagtagCAAATATCCCAGCCATGTGAACAATCAGGAGTATCTGGCAGCACATTTGATCTTTTATAACTTTATTTCAGCCAAAGAGTCACGGCTTCCAGGCAGCCAGGAGGGCGCTGTACCCCTAAGTCTAATGCTCAGTTGGTTCCAGGTATGGCCTTGGTAAGGGGTGCCCAATCCCCCAGCTGGCTCTGTTCCAGAGAAGTCTCCTGTGACACTAATTGTAAACTCTCATGGAAGCAGGGAGGAGTCTCTTTCCCCTGTTCCAGGGTTCTTCATTGCTTCCTGCTGGCTCccagaggcaaagagaggaagTCTCTTTGATGGGGTCATGGCAAGTCAGTGACATTCAGGATTGGAACGTGCTGCCTGGATCACCACTTTATCCTCCAGCAGTGCAGTGCCtgactaaaacaacaacaacaacaatgtaaCTACTTATGTTCTTTTatctgggaagagggagaagaggacatTGGGAATGGCACATGGCCCACAAAGAAACAATGGGAATAACCTGGTCCTTTCGGATTAAGACCACATCTCTTCTGCACCCACATAAGAGGACTGCATGTTCAAGAGAGGTAGAGAAATACTGGGTTAAAGTTAAGCACATTAAATTACCACAGGACTTCTCAGAACCTTTAGTGTGCTCATGTATACTATGCAGGGAGTGTAACGGGAAGTGTTTCTTAAACACAGTCAACCATAAAACTCATGAGTCTGTAGGCACTGGGATTTCAATGCACACACTTTGAGAAATATTTCTGCAGGGTGAGCCCATAGGGATCCTGTGAAGATAGGAAAGGAAGGCCCATCACAAACCTCCTCACCAGCCAACAGTCAGTCTTTAAAACCATAGGCTGGACCAACCAAAGGCATCATTCTGCATTTTCCTCTCTGCACCTGAGCAACAGTTTACAGTATTTTTCCACTTGCTGGTCGAAGTTCCTAGAAGAGAACCGTGCTTGGAAAAAGTTCACTGGAGTCAGAAGGTATTGTAGTGCCAGGCCCCTGAACTCAGGAGCCAGGAGAGGAGCAGCCTTGCTGCTGTGAGACAGGGGAGACTCCCGGCCCAGCCAGGTGTTCTGGTTCCCTGTGGCCGCTGAGCCATCGTGGTTTCCCCTGGGTACCAAGTGGGGCCCTACACCACTTTCTTCCCCAGTTTCTAGAGAAAGAAAGTCCTCATCTGTGGACTCTAAGTGCACTGAAAGACTCGCAGTCTGTACAGTCACCATCTTCGGGGACTCAGAGATAGGGACTGCCCCATCCCATTCTTTGCTGCAGAGGTCGGGGAACAACTGTTTCTTGATCTGCAAAGgatggtgggaagcctgcttctcaagGTCCCCAGGAAGGTTCTCATTCTTGGCCTTCTTTGAGTCCCTGTCAGCTTGAGATTGATCAGCAGTTTCCTGAGAGGAGTTAAACACGACACCCTGGGTTCGTGGCCTCCTTAGCCTCCTTTCTAACAACAGCCAGAGAAAGCTCGGTTTCCTTGAGGAGGAATTCATATACTGCTGAACAGAGTCTGGGatcagaggcacagagagcctgGGGCTCAGGCTGTCCTGAAAGTAGTCCCTACAGGGCTGCCGACTGACAATGGGCACCACCCGGCCAGGCTTCAGCGCTGCAACAAAGGTCCGAAGTTCTGAGTAGGAGGAATGGTCAGAGTAAGGGATGACGTGGATGTCGGGGTGGGAGCAGCGGATCTTCCGGCTCGTGGGAAGGATGGCGATGGTAGGGTGGGTCTGGTTCCAGTGCAGCATGGCAGAATGGCAGACCTCCATGTGGTCCACCGCATGGATGCGGCCGGCCTTCTCCTCCACTGTGAACACATCCGCCAGGCCCAGCAGCTGCACCAACTCCAGGCGCCGAGGACTCAATACCACCCAGGTCTGAAACTCCAAGGCCAGCTGTTCCAGCAGTGACTCTTTTCCCAGGCTATAGAGTCCTGAAGTGTGTTAAAAGGAATGGGAAAagcaagaaatgaaagagaggagATACCGGGGAATCCTAATACGTCACCCAAatgtttcataaaaatatataaatggggCAATTGGGGAGTGTatcagggaggaggtgggatttgaGCTCAAATACATGGAAAATGGGGAAAGGCCTACCACTGATTCCACCCACTTGTTTGGTTCAACAGAGGAAAGCATTTACCAGATGCTAGGCACTGTGAAAATAAGCACAAGCCTCAGTCCTCAAGGAGTATAATCTACATGGGGACTCAGAGGCCATGTCAGAGACATGCACACAGTATTATGAAGGCACAGAAAAGTTATCTACCAGTTGACAGAGTTAGGGAAACTTCCCTGAAAATGGCAACTGAGTTGTCATAAAGGGTGGGTCTGAGTTTACCTGGCAAGGGAAGGGGATGGTTCGGTGTTACGAAAGTGCCAAGAAGGAACTGGTAAGAAATGACACAGGAGAGGGAGGGGTCAAATAATACAAGGCCCACATATATTGCTCAGGAGTTTGAACTTAATTCTGTTAAGTGAAGGGGAGCCATTAAAGAGCGTGCAACAGGaaaatggcttatttattttatttttaaaaaatgattacttatttatttgtttatttgacaaaaacacagcaagagagggaacacaagcagggggagtgagagagggagaagcaggcttcccgccaagcagggagcctgatgtggggcttgattccaggaccctgggatcatgatctgagctaaaggcagacacttaacgactgagatGCCAGAGCCCCGAAAATGGCTGATTTTAATCACAGGAATAATATGATCAGAAGAGagctttagaaaacaaaaatggcaGGGTGTTGCTGGATCACCTAGATGAGTAGATGCTGAAATCAGCAGTTAGAAGGCCCCAAAATGaaggcgcctggtggctcagttggttaagcacccaacttttgatcggctcagatcatgacctcagggttctgagatcaagcccccagtgGGCTCCAAGTTCAGCATGGAGTCggtttgaaattctctctctccctctgctccttcccctcctcatGTGTGCTTGCACGCTgtctctcagtaaataaaattttaaaaaaagaaaaaaaaggcccCAAAATGTTTTATACTATTGTGGAATCgttaaaacaatgtttttgatTTCTCAGTATGTCTGATTTTAAGCACAGCATTCACCTGAATATCTACATTCTGATAaatttcctgggtggctcagtcagaaggtCTAACAGACAGTGCCCTCAAGAAAAAGTCGTgtctaggctcaggtcatgatcccagagtcctgggattgagtccctcatcgggctccttgtttaccagggaggctgcttctccctctgcctgccactccccctgcctgtgctcactctctctttgacaaataaataaaatcttttttttttaaagaagatttttttttaatttatttgacacagaaagacacagtgagagagggaacacaagcaggagagagagagagggagaagcaggcttcccgctgagcagggagcccgatgtggggcttgatcccaggaccctgggatcatgacctgagccaaaggcagatgcttaatgactgagccacccaagcaccccaaatgaataaaatctttaaaaaaaacttcactcACTCAGATAACAAATATTGAGTGCCTCCTT is from Meles meles chromosome 1, mMelMel3.1 paternal haplotype, whole genome shotgun sequence and encodes:
- the DCLRE1B gene encoding 5' exonuclease Apollo, producing MNGALIPHTPIAVDFWSLRRAGSARLFFLSHMHSDHTVGLSSTWARPLYCSPITAYLVHRHLQVPKEWIRALEVGESHVLPLDEIGRETMTVTLMDANHCPGSVMFLFEGYFGTILYTGDFRYTPSMLKEPALKLGKQIHTLYLDNTNCNPAWVLPSRQEAARQIVELIRKHPQHNIKIGLYSLGKESLLEQLALEFQTWVVLSPRRLELVQLLGLADVFTVEEKAGRIHAVDHMEVCHSAMLHWNQTHPTIAILPTSRKIRCSHPDIHVIPYSDHSSYSELRTFVAALKPGRVVPIVSRQPCRDYFQDSLSPRLSVPLIPDSVQQYMNSSSRKPSFLWLLLERRLRRPRTQGVVFNSSQETADQSQADRDSKKAKNENLPGDLEKQASHHPLQIKKQLFPDLCSKEWDGAVPISESPKMVTVQTASLSVHLESTDEDFLSLETGEESGVGPHLVPRGNHDGSAATGNQNTWLGRESPLSHSSKAAPLLAPEFRGLALQYLLTPVNFFQARFSSRNFDQQVEKYCKLLLRCREENAE